One segment of Vagococcus martis DNA contains the following:
- a CDS encoding YlbF family regulator, whose amino-acid sequence MIYNDELFDLEDKASQVAKDVLSSQTVQDYIESYKHMAKSKNVSELMEEFIAKKEAFEKIEPYGKYAPDFKETRRALRRAKRSLDVNDLVATFKVNETNVQNVLDYISLDIAQAISDTIKVDAGNPFFEFAKKGCGGTCHVNK is encoded by the coding sequence ATGATTTATAATGATGAATTATTTGATTTAGAAGATAAAGCCAGTCAAGTAGCTAAAGATGTACTTAGTAGTCAGACTGTTCAAGATTATATAGAGTCGTATAAACATATGGCTAAAAGTAAAAATGTGTCGGAGCTAATGGAAGAATTTATAGCTAAGAAAGAGGCATTTGAAAAAATTGAACCTTATGGCAAATACGCACCAGATTTTAAAGAAACAAGACGAGCATTACGACGAGCCAAACGCTCATTAGATGTGAATGATTTAGTCGCAACGTTCAAAGTAAATGAAACAAATGTTCAAAATGTGTTAGACTATATTAGTCTAGATATCGCACAAGCAATATCTGACACGATAAAAGTTGATGCAGGAAATCCCTTTTTTGAATTTGCTAAAAAAGGTTGTGGAGGGACATGTCATGTTAACAAATGA
- a CDS encoding YlbG family protein gives MLTNELELTPRRGLVVWVYSLKQLRNLKRFGYVYYVSKKMKYVVLYVDEESVEETIEKLNKQFFVRSVEQSFRPDINMNFTNRLGNQDCHDEPLDFEEQKTEIRLAEFDD, from the coding sequence ATGTTAACAAATGAGTTAGAATTAACACCCAGACGTGGGTTAGTCGTTTGGGTTTATAGTTTAAAACAATTAAGAAATCTAAAACGATTTGGTTATGTTTATTATGTATCAAAAAAAATGAAATATGTGGTTTTATACGTAGATGAAGAGTCTGTTGAAGAAACAATTGAAAAATTAAATAAACAGTTTTTTGTTAGAAGTGTAGAGCAATCATTTAGACCAGATATTAATATGAATTTTACTAATAGATTAGGAAACCAAGATTGTCACGATGAACCGTTAGATTTTGAAGAGCAA
- a CDS encoding CAP-associated domain-containing protein — protein sequence MRRVGEFIVVFFIVLTFFYMKPVVLSQKSPKAVDELVVNEVKPQTKSTPHNQLNATGMATIIGLSEKELKERMPNPKNEWVVGIDRKWLVYGDNATDYYQVELTKGKVSSVFVLGTQVDVAPFNLEMTLGDISEITTIYPTFEFDYKDKTYEIELTEDDMNYRPLISFDNGTFALLHFNYDTGKLLGVRYVSKSTLVDMIPYQFSEKTTNPPVELTDDEWEKFNQANTDQLLTILNIVRQRINRNPYKLDTELVLESKKALAEFNKDPKLVIKKEARFEQWQEKVESSNPSDSFLLVNEEMERLLKLGKPVDKNTHGLFVQSMGDVPFIVTNWFVNRFDQREIKDSKDEYIGIAYNKNQVLVLFNQKTVDTSLTTESSDKR from the coding sequence ATGCGTCGTGTAGGAGAATTTATAGTGGTATTTTTTATTGTACTAACATTTTTTTATATGAAACCAGTCGTCTTGTCACAAAAATCTCCTAAAGCTGTAGATGAGTTAGTGGTTAATGAAGTTAAACCTCAAACAAAATCGACACCACATAATCAATTAAATGCGACTGGAATGGCAACTATTATTGGTTTGTCAGAAAAAGAACTGAAAGAAAGAATGCCAAACCCTAAAAATGAATGGGTAGTCGGGATTGATAGAAAGTGGTTGGTTTATGGAGATAATGCAACCGATTATTATCAAGTTGAACTGACGAAAGGTAAAGTATCAAGCGTGTTTGTTTTAGGAACGCAAGTTGATGTTGCCCCGTTTAATTTAGAAATGACTTTAGGTGATATTTCTGAAATCACAACAATCTATCCTACTTTTGAATTTGACTATAAAGACAAAACATATGAAATCGAACTAACAGAAGACGATATGAACTATCGACCATTGATTTCGTTTGACAATGGCACGTTTGCTTTGCTTCATTTTAACTATGATACAGGTAAGTTACTAGGTGTGAGATACGTTAGTAAAAGCACGTTAGTGGATATGATTCCTTATCAGTTTAGTGAGAAAACAACCAATCCACCTGTTGAGCTGACAGATGATGAGTGGGAAAAGTTTAACCAAGCCAACACAGACCAATTATTGACTATTTTAAATATTGTACGCCAAAGAATTAATCGAAATCCTTATAAACTTGATACTGAACTTGTACTTGAAAGTAAAAAAGCCTTAGCAGAATTCAATAAAGATCCTAAGTTAGTAATAAAAAAAGAGGCTCGGTTTGAACAATGGCAAGAAAAAGTTGAATCAAGTAATCCAAGTGATAGTTTCCTTTTAGTTAATGAAGAGATGGAACGTTTGTTAAAATTAGGGAAACCAGTGGATAAAAATACACATGGTTTATTTGTTCAAAGTATGGGAGATGTCCCATTTATTGTCACCAATTGGTTTGTCAATCGCTTTGATCAACGTGAAATTAAAGATTCAAAAGATGAGTATATTGGCATAGCCTATAATAAAAATCAAGTGTTAGTCTTATTTAATCAAAAGACAGTAGATACGTCATTAACCACTGAAAGTAGCGATAAGAGATGA